The Leishmania braziliensis MHOM/BR/75/M2904 complete genome, chromosome 10 genome contains a region encoding:
- a CDS encoding GP63, leishmanolysin yields the protein MRLAAAGLVMAVGAAAVWAQAAGHHCIHDKLQTRVLQSVAQQHRPPGSVSALGLPYVSADWALADSTSPSVAHSADWGTLRIFTSFEDLNDPDYYCSYVGQLVNNHAGALDMCKAEDILTDAKRNTLVGSIIPQALQLHTERLKVRQVQGSWKVTGMTGDVCGTFKVPEAHVTVGVSDADFVLYVASVPSELGVLAWAVMCQAFFDDRPAVGVINIPAAYIQSAYDQFMLRSVTHEMAHALGFDLLLFEELDLLDVVSNLRGKDYEVPVLNSPTVVAKAREQYGCATLTFLEVEDTGDGSTAGSHLKRRNAKDELMAPVMGAGYYTALTMATFEDFGFYRVDFTKAEVMPWAEHASCDFITNKCMEDNITQWPEMFCNSTESSYRCPTQRLKIGRCSIATYDDPLPTYFQYFTKTSLGGSSEFMDFCPIIVGYSNIACNQDPSTASPALMEFNVFSDSSRCFDGTLTPKHNTGPYEQYNALCANVMCDRAHHTYSVEVRGSSGYVACTPGERVELTTISTAFVEGSYITCAPYVEVCQANIKGVIDFERDAADTAAV from the coding sequence atgcggctcgccgcagcgggcctcgtcatggccgtcggtgccgccgccgtgtgggcgcaggccgccggccatcactgcatccacgacaagctgcagacccgcgtgctgcagtcggtggcgcagcagcacaggcctCCCGGCAGCGTCTCGGCCCTCGGTCTGCCCTACGTGTCCGCCGACTGGGCGCTGGCCGacagcacgtcgccgagTGTCGCGCACTCCGCGGACtggggcacgctgcgcatTTTTACTTCATTCGAAGATCTCAACGACCCCGACTACTACTGCTCCTACGTTGGGCAGCTTGTGAACAACCACGCTGGCGCTCTCGACATGTGCAAAGCCGAGGACATCCTCACGGACGCGAAGCGCAATACACTTGTCGGCTCCATCAtcccgcaggcgctgcagctgcacacggaGCGGCTgaaggtgaggcaggtgcagggcagctggaaggtgaccggcatgacgggcgaCGTGTGCGGCACCTTCAAGGTGCCGGAGGCACACGTCACGGTAGGCGTCAGCGACGCcgacttcgtgctgtacgtTGCCTCGGTACCGAGCGAGCTGGGCGTGCTGGCGTGGGCTGTAATGTGCCAGGCGTTCTTTGACGACCGACCTGCCGTGGGTGTCATCAACATCCCTGCGGCCTACATTCAGTCAGCCTACGACCAATTTATGCTGCGCTCCGTGACGCACGAGAtggcgcacgccctcggcttcgacctcctccttttcgAAGAATTGGATCTCCTTGATGTGGTGAGCAACTTGCGTGGGAAGGACTACGAAGTTCCTGTGCTCAACAGCCCCACGGTggtggccaaggcgcgcgagcagtacggctgcgccaccttgacgtttctggaggtggaggataCGGGTGATGGTTCTACTGCCGGCTCGCATCTTAAGAGGCGCAATGCCAAGGACGAGCTCATGGCGCCTGTAATGGGCGCGGGGTACTACACCGCCCTGACCATGGCCACCTTCGAGGACTTCGGCTTCTACCGGGTTGACTTCACCaaggccgaggtgatgccgtgggcCGAGCACGCCAGCTGCGACTTCATCACCAATAAGTGCATGGAGGACaacatcacgcagtggccgGAGATGTTCTGCAACTCCACCGAGAGTTCGTATCGGTGCCCCACCCAGCGCCTTAAAATCGGGAGATGCAGCATAGCCACGTATGACGACCCGCTGCCGACGTACTTCCAGTACTTCACCAAAACGTCTCTCGGCGGGAGCTCAGAATTCATGGACTTCTGCCCGATTATTGTGGGCTACAGTAATATTGCTTGCAATCAGGACCCATCGACGGCATCGCCTGCTTTAATGGAGTTCAACGTCTTCTCCGACTCGTCGCGCTGCTTTGATGGGACCTTAACACCGAAGCACAACACTGGTCCATATGAGCAGTACAACGCCTTGTGCGCCAACGTGATGTGCGACAGAGCCCACCACACGTACAGCGTcgaggtgcgcggcagcagcggctacgtcgcatgcacgccgggcgAGAGGGTGGAGCTGACCACGATCAGCACCGCCTTCGTGGAAGGCAGCTACATCACGTGCGCGccgtacgtggaggtgtgccaggccAACATCAAGGGAGTCATAGACTTcgagagagacgctgccgacacagcggcggtgtga
- the GP63-2 gene encoding GP63, leishmanolysin — protein MPLDSSSTHRRRSDAARLMRLAAAGLVMAVGAAAWAQAAGHHCIHDKLQTRVLQSVAQQHMPPGSVSALGLPYVSAGTISSAHTVDWALADSTSPSVVRAADWGTLRIAVSTADLTDPDYYCTRVGQRVSNHAGAFVTCTAEDILTEEKRDILVTYLIPQALQLHVERLRVRQVQGSWRVTGMTGPICGDFKVPKAHVTVGVSNADFVLYVASVPSEPGVLAWATTCQMFSDDHPAVGVMNIPAANIVSRYDQGTTRTVTHEVAHALGFSSVFFENAGIVKSVTNLRGKPFAAPVINSSTAVAKAREQYGCPTLEYLEVEDQGGSGSAGSHLKGRNAKDELMAPASAAGYYTALTMAVFEDLGFYKADFSMAEVMPWGRTASCDFITNKCMEDNITQWPEMFCNTTDENALRCTTDRLKLGTCGIRTYSTPMPTYFQYFTNASLGGFSAFLDFCPFIVGYSNGACNQDPSTASPSLKEFNVFSDAARCLDGVFQPRNSNARSEPNNALCANVMCDTAARTYSVQVRGSSGYVACTPGESIDLATLSAAFVEGSYIMCPPYVEVCQANIKGVIDFERDAADTAAMRQWSERMYVLATVTAVLLGIVLAAMAGLVSV, from the coding sequence ATGCccctcgacagcagcagcacgcaccggcgccgcagcgacgccgcacgcctgatgcggctcgccgcagcgggcctcgtcatggccgtcggtgccgccgcgtgggcgcaggccgccggccatcactgcatccacgacaagctgcagacccgcgtgctgcagtcggtggcgcagcagcacatgcCTCCCGGCAGCGTCTCGGCCCTCGGTCTGCCCTACGTGTCCGCCggcaccatcagcagcgctcacaCCGTCGACTGGGCGCTGGCCGacagcacgtcgccgagtgtcgtgcgcgccgcggactggggcacgctgcgcatcgccgtcTCCACCGCAGACCTCACGGACCCCGACTACTACTGCACTCGCGTCGGGCAGCGTGTGAGCAACCACGCTGGCGCCTTCGTcacctgcaccgccgaggacatcctcacggaggagaagcgcgacATCCTCGTCACCTACCTCAtcccgcaggcgctgcagctgcacgtggagcggctgagggtgaggcaggtgcagggcagcTGGAGGGTGACCGGCATGACGGGCCCAATCTGCGGCGACTTCAAGGTGCCGAAGGCACACGTCACGGTAGGCGTCAGCAACGCcgacttcgtgctgtacgtcGCCTCGGTGCCGAGCGAGCCGGGGGTGCTGGCGTGGGCCACGACCTGCCAGATGTTCTCGGACGACCATCCAGCCGTGGGTGTCATGAACATCCCTGCGGCGAACATTGTGTCGCGCTACGACCAGggcaccacgcgcaccgtgacgcacgaggtggcgcacgccctcggcttcagcagcgtgttTTTCGAGAACGCCGGCATCGTGAAGAGCGTCACGAATTTGCGCGGCAAGCCCTTTGCGGCTCCTGtgatcaacagcagcacggcggtggccaaggcgcgcgagcagtacggctgcCCCACCTTGGAGTatctggaggtggaggaccaGGGCGGCTCCGGCTCTGCTGGCTCGCATCTTAAGGggcgcaacgccaaggaCGAGCTCATGGCGCCTGCCTCGGCTGCAGGGTACTACACCGCCCTGACCATGGCCGTCTTCGAGGACCTCGGCTTCTACAAGGCGGACTTCAGCatggccgaggtgatgccgtggggCCGGACCGCCAGCTGCGACTTCATCACCAATAAGTGCATGGAGGACaacatcacgcagtggccgGAGATGTTCTGCAACACCACTGACGAGAACGCCTTGCGGTGCACCACCGACCGGCTGAAACTGGGGACGTGCGGTATACGCACCTATAGCACCCCGATGCCGACGTACTTCCAGTACTTCACCAATGCCTCTCTCGGCGGGTTCTCAGCATTCCTGGACTTCTGCCCGTTCATCGTGGGCTACAGCAATGGTGCTTGCAATCAGGACCCATCGACGGCATCGCCTTCTTTAAAGGAGTTCAacgtcttctccgacgcggcgcgctgcttggaTGGCGTCTTCCAGCCGAGGAACAGTAATGCTCGCTCTGAGCCAAACAACGCCTTGTGCGCCAACGTGATGTgcgacacggcggcgcgcacgtacagcgtccaggtgcgcggcagcagcggctacgtcgcatgcacgccgggcgAGAGCATTGACCTGGCCACCTtgagcgccgccttcgtggaAGGCAGCTACATTATGTGCCCGccgtacgtggaggtgtgccaggccAACATCAAGGGAGTCATAGACTTcgagagagacgctgccgacacagcggcgatgcgacAGTGGAGTGAAAGGATGTATGTATTGgccactgtgacggctgtgctgctagggatagtgctcgctgccatggcaggcCTCGTGTCCGTC
- the GP63-4 gene encoding GP63, leishmanolysin, producing MPLDSSSTHRRRSDAARLMRLAAAGLVMAVGAAAVWAQAAGHHCIHDKLQARVLQSVAQQRSPAVSVSALGLPYVSAGTISSAHTVDWALADSTSPSVVRAADWGTLRIAVSTADLTDPDYHCTRVGQRVSNHAGAFVTCTAEDILTEEKRDILVSYLIPQALQLHVERLRVRQVQGSWRVTGMTGPICGDFSVPTAHLTAGVSNADFVLYVASVPSEPGVLAWATTCQVFSDDHPAVGVMNIPAANIVSRYDQGTTRTVTHEVAHALGFSSVFFENAGIVTNVTNLRGKPFAAPVINSSTAVAKAREQYGCPTLEYLEVEDQGGSGSAGSHLKGRNAKDELMAPASAAGYYTALTMAVFEDLGFYKADFTKAEVMPWGRNASCNFLTKKCMEDNITQWPEMFCNTTDENALRCTTDRLKLGTCGIRTYSTPMPTYFQYFTNAFLGGFSAFLDYCPFIVGYSNGACNQDPSTASPALMEFNVFSDAARCLDGVFQPRNSNARSEPNNALCANVMCDTAARTYSVQVRGSSGYVACTPGESIDLATLSAAFVEGSYITCPPYVEVCQANIKGVIDFERDAADTAAMRQWSERMTALATVTAVLLGIVLAAMAGLVVGLLVISLS from the coding sequence ATGCccctcgacagcagcagcacgcaccggcgccgcagcgacgccgcacgcctgatgcggctcgccgcagcgggcctcgtcatggccgtcggtgccgccgccgtgtgggcgcaggccgccggccatcactgcatccacgacaagctgcaggcccgcgtgctgcagtcggtggcgcagcagcgcagtccTGCCGTCAGCGTCTCGGCCCTCGGTCTGCCCTACGTGTCCGCCggcaccatcagcagcgctcacaCCGTCGACTGGGCGCTGGCCGacagcacgtcgccgagtgtcgtgcgcgccgcggactggggcacgctgcgcatcgccgtcTCCACCGCAGACCTCACGGACCCCGACTACCACTGCACTCGCGTCGGGCAGCGTGTGAGCAACCACGCTGGCGCCTTCGTcacctgcaccgccgaggacatcctcacggaggagaagcgcgacATCCTCGTCAGCTACCTCAtcccgcaggcgctgcaaCTGCACGTGGAGCGGCTgagggtgaggcaggtgcagggcagcTGGAGGGTGACCGGCATGACGGGCCCAATCTGCGGCGACTTCAGTGTCCCCACGGCGCACCTTACCGCTGGCGTCAGCAACGCcgacttcgtgctgtacgtTGCCTCGGTGCCGAGCGAGCCGGGCGTGCTGGCGTGGGCCACGACCTGCCAGGTGTTCTCGGACGACCATCCAGCCGTGGGTGTCATGAACATCCCTGCGGCGAACATTGTGTCGCGCTACGACCAGggcaccacgcgcaccgtgacgcacgaggtggcgcacgccctcggcttcagcagcgtgttTTTCGAGAACGCCGGCATCGTGACGAACGTCACGAATTTGCGCGGCAAGCCCTTTGCGGCTCCTGtgatcaacagcagcacggcggtggccaaggcgcgcgagcagtacggctgcCCCACCTTGGAGTatctggaggtggaggaccaGGGCGGCTCCGGCTCTGCTGGCTCGCATCTTAAGGggcgcaacgccaaggaCGAGCTCATGGCGCCTGCCTCGGCTGCAGGGTACTACACCGCCCTGACCATGGCCGTCTTCGAGGACCTCGGCTTCTACAAGGCGGACTTCACCaaggccgaggtgatgccgtggggCCGGAACGCCAGCTGCAACTTCCTCACCAAGAAGTGCATGGAGGACaacatcacgcagtggccgGAGATGTTCTGCAACACCACTGACGAGAACGCCTTGCGGTGCACCACCGACCGGCTGAAACTGGGGACGTGCGGTATACGCACCTATAGCACCCCGATGCCGACGTACTTCCAGTACTTCACCAATGCCTTTCTCGGCGGGTTCTCAGCATTCCTGGACTACTGCCCGTTCATCGTGGGCTACAGCAATGGTGCTTGCAATCAGGACCCATCGACGGCATCGCCTGCTTTAATGGAGTTCAacgtcttctccgacgcggcgcgctgcttggaTGGCGTCTTTCAGCCGAGGAACAGTAATGCTCGCTCTGAGCCAAACAACGCCTTGTGCGCCAACGTGATGTgcgacacggcggcgcgcacgtacagcgtccaggtgcgcggcagcagcggctacgtcgcatgcacgccgggcgAGAGCATTGACCTGGCCACCTtgagcgccgccttcgtggaAGGCAGCTACATTACGTGCCCGccgtacgtggaggtgtgccaggccAACATCAAGGGAGTCATAGACTTcgagagagacgctgccgacacagcggcgatgcgacAGTGGAGTGAAAGGATGACTGCATTGgccactgtgacggctgtgctgctagggatagtgctcgctgccatggcaggcCTCGTGGTGGGGCTGCTTGTTATCAGCCTTTCCTGA
- the GP63-4 gene encoding GP63, leishmanolysin — protein sequence GAIDICEAKDILTEERRHILINILLPLALQLHVERLKVRQVQGTWKVTGMEGDVCGEFKVPEEHVTVGFSNIDFVLYVASVPSDTDVMAWSAFCQVFPDGRPAVGVINIPAAHIRSPYDQLMIRTVAHEVAHALGFNRIFFDSFGMVTAAIGIRGKDYYAPVLNTPTVVTKAREQYGCTLLSFLELEDTGGPASLGSHLKGRNAKDELMSSVVKGGYYTALTMAVFQDLGFYQADFSMAEVMPWAYLASCDFLTNKCMERNITQWPGMFCNTTDVLLRCSTDRLTLGTCKFTQRKRPLPTYFQYFTDSFIGGFSPFMDYCPYVDTYPDGACNQDPSMASPSLMEFNVFSDAARCLDGVFRPKHGIVHGNHYNGLCANVKCDRVHHRYSVQVYGSSGYVACTPGQSIELATTSTAFVEGSYIMCPLYVEVCQANIKGVIDFEGDAADTAAA from the coding sequence GGTGCCATCGACATCTGCGAAGCCAAAGACATCCTCACGGAGGAGAGGCGCCACATCCTGATCAACATCCTCTTaccactggcgctgcagctgcatgtggagcggctgaaggtgaggcaggtgcagggcacCTGGAAGGTGACCGGCATGGAGGGCGACGTGTGCGGCGAGTTCAAGGTGCCGGAGGAACACGTCACGGTAGGCTTCAGCAACATcgacttcgtgctgtacgtTGCCTCGGTGCCGAGCGACACGGACGTGATGGCGTGGTCCGCGTTCTGCCAGGTGTTCCCTGACGGCCGACCTGCCGTGGGTGTCATCAACATCCCGGCGGCCCACATTCGGTCACCCTACGACCAATTAATGATACGCACCgtggcgcacgaggtggcgcacgccctcggcttcAACCGCATTTTTTTCGACAGCTTCGGCATGGTGACGGCCGCCATTGGAATTCGTGGCAAAGACTATTATGCTCCTGTGCTCAACACCCCCACGGTGGTGACCAAGGCAcgcgagcagtacggctgcACCCTCTTGAGCTTTCTTGAGCTGGAGGATACGGGTGGCCCTGCCTCTCTTGGCTCGCATCTTAAGGggcgcaacgccaaggaCGAGCTCATGTCTTCTGTCGTTAAGGGAGGGTACTACACCGCCCTGACCATGGCCGTCTTCCAGGACCTCGGCTTCTACCAGGCGGACTTCAGCatggccgaggtgatgccgtgggcCTATCTCGCCAGCTGCGACTTCCTCACCAATAAGTGCATGGAGAGGaacatcacgcagtggccCGGGATGTTCTGCAACACCACTGACGTTCTTCTGCGCTGTTCCACTGACCGACTGACCCTCGGAACGTGCAAATTTACCCAACGGAAAaggccgctgccgacgtaCTTCCAGTACTTCACTGACTCCTTCATCGGCGGATTCTCACCGTTCATGGACTACTGCCCGTACGTGGATACCTACCCCGACGGTGCTTGCAATCAGGACCCATCGATGGCATCGCCTTCTTTAATGGAGTTCAacgtcttctccgacgcggcgcgctgcttggaTGGCGTCTTCAGACCGAAGCACGGCATCGTTCACGGTAACCACTACAACGGCTTGTGCGCCAACGTGAAGTGCGACAGAGTCCACCACAGGTACAGCGTCCAGgtgtacggcagcagcggctacgtcgcatgcacgccgggcCAAAGCATTGAGCTGGCCACgaccagcaccgccttcgtGGAAGGCAGCTACATTATGTGCCCGCtgtacgtggaggtgtgccaggccAACATCAAGGGAGTCATAGACTTCgagggagacgctgccgacacagcggcggcgtga
- the GP63-4 gene encoding GP63, leishmanolysin, translated as MPRDSSSTPRRRSVAARLMRLAAAGLVMAVGAAAVWAQAAGHHCIHDKLQTRVLQSVAQQRSPAVSVSALGLPYVSAGTISSAHTVDWALADSTSPSVVRAADWGTLRIAVSTADLTDPDYYCSYVGQRVSNHAGAFVTCTAEDILTEEKRDILVTYLIPQALQLHVERLRVRQVQGSWRVTGMTGPICGDFKVPKAHVTVGVSNADFVLYVASVPSEPGVLAWATTCQVFSDDHPAVGVMNIPAANIVSRYDQGTTRTVTHEVAHALGFSSVFFENAGIVTNVTNLRGKPFAAPVINSSTVVAKAREQYGCATLEYLEVEDQGGSGSAGSHLKGRNAKDELMAPASAAGYYTALTMAVFEDLGFYKADFSMAEVMPWGRNASCDFITNKCMEDNITQWPEMFCNTTERRYRCPTDRLKLGTCGIRTYSTPMPTYFQYFTNAFLGGFSAFLDYCPFIVDYSNGACNQDPSMASPSLQAFNVFSDAARCFDGVFQPRNSNARSEPNNALCANVMCDTAARTYSVQVRGSSGYVACTPGESIDLATLSAAFVNGSYITCAPYVEVCQANIKGLIDFERDAADTAAMRQWSERMYVLATVTAVLLGIVLAAMAGLVVGLLVISLP; from the coding sequence ATGCcccgcgacagcagcagcacgccccggcgccgcagcgtcgccgcacgcctgatgcggctcgccgcagcgggcctcgtcatggccgtcggtgccgccgccgtgtgggcgcaggccgccggccatcactgcatccacgacaagctgcagacccgcgtgctgcagtcggtggcgcagcagcgcagtccTGCCGTCAGCGTCTCGGCCCTCGGTCTGCCCTACGTGTCCGCCggcaccatcagcagcgctcacaCCGTCGACTGGGCGCTGGCCGacagcacgtcgccgagtgtcgtgcgcgccgcggactggggcacgctgcgcatcgccgtcTCCACCGCAGACCTCACGGACCCCGACTACTACTGCTCCTACGTCGGGCAGCGTGTGAGCAACCACGCTGGCGCCTTCGTCACCTGCACTGCCGAGGACATcctcacggaggagaagcgcgacATCCTCGTCACCTACCTCAtcccgcaggcgctgcagctgcacgtggagcggctgagggtgaggcaggtgcagggcagcTGGAGGGTGACCGGCATGACGGGCCCAATCTGCGGCGACTTCAAGGTGCCGAAGGCACACGTCACGGTAGGCGTCAGCAACGCcgacttcgtgctgtacgtcGCCTCGGTGCCGAGCGAGCCGGGGGTGCTGGCGTGGGCCACGACCTGCCAGGTGTTCTCGGACGACCATCCAGCCGTGGGTGTCATGAACATCCCTGCGGCGAACATTGTGTCGCGCTACGACCAGggcaccacgcgcaccgtgacgcacgaggtggcgcacgccctcggcttcagcagcgtgttTTTCGAGAACGCCGGCATCGTGACGAACGTCACGAATTTGCGCGGCAAGCCCTTTGCGGCTCCTGtgatcaacagcagcacggtggtggccaaggcgcgcgagcagtacggctgcgccaccttggAGTatctggaggtggaggaccaGGGCGGCTCCGGCTCTGCTGGCTCGCATCTTAAGGggcgcaacgccaaggaCGAGCTCATGGCGCCTGCCTCGGCTGCAGGGTACTACACCGCCCTGACCATGGCCGTCTTCGAGGACCTCGGCTTCTACAAGGCGGACTTCAGCatggccgaggtgatgccgtggggCCGGAACGCCAGCTGCGACTTCATCACGAATAAGTGCATGGAGGACaacatcacgcagtggccgGAGATGTTCTGCAACACCACGGAGAGGCGGTATCGGTGCCCCACCGACCGGCTGAAACTGGGGACGTGCGGTATACGCACCTATAGCACCCCGATGCCGACGTACTTCCAGTACTTCACCAATGCCTTTCTCGGCGGGTTCTCAGCATTCCTGGACTACTGCCCGTTCATCGTGGACTACAGCAATGGTGCTTGCAATCAGGACCCATCGATGGCATCGCCTTCTTTGCAGGCCTTCAacgtcttctccgacgcggcgcgctgcttcgaTGGCGTCTTTCAGCCGAGGAACAGTAATGCTCGCTCTGAGCCAAACAACGCCTTGTGCGCCAACGTGATGTgcgacacggcggcgcgcacatacagcgtccaggtgcgcggcagcagcggctacgtcgcatgcacgccgggcgAGAGCATTGACCTGGCCACCTtgagcgccgccttcgtgaATGGCAGCTACATCACGTGCGCGccgtacgtggaggtgtgccaggccAACATCAAGGGGCTCATAGACTTcgagagagacgctgccgacacagcggcgatgcgacAGTGGAGTGAAAGGATGTATGTATTGgccactgtgacggctgtgctgctagggatagtgctcgctgccatggcaggcCTCGTGGTGGGGCTGCTTGTTATCAGCCTCCCCTGA